One window from the genome of Anolis sagrei isolate rAnoSag1 chromosome 4, rAnoSag1.mat, whole genome shotgun sequence encodes:
- the BBS10 gene encoding Bardet-Biedl syndrome 10 protein — translation MATSSTCLELRRLAEEASSLASVVRGSLGPQGGQVLLTRPTGEVLLSRDGARVLRALNLDSPTARMMIACLSTHCDLVGDGAKTFIILLSALFQEIERLSKGSNAYFCEALQGRNKYKEKGYMKKQVSQFLSVFQEKILDPLVTQKLGKHFQTVFSASDTEINRSTVKLVLEAYFCGKVSYNRQKFMCQLAYNFFFKATAGKDRNEVLLLVDKYFSELHTTVAGLPVSDSKILDGLVLLRDFAVYCPSDGDKKVLIITEPIHSSVSQLAIEVAISGESQYEASELWITKRTKALMKHLQDNNIGVVLSSIKQHEIVHYCAKNSGICVVECLSRDEISLICRITNISPFQPSLDNICSEITETAIATFCKPLQIGTKRFVHINFARTCALQPCCVVFCGPVHGLNEQHACAFHGGFKMLQHLFATVRLTECCHSKPQSQNLPNAVNNLQECPALQQRFVEMQLDCDSNEANARELKTCEFKMEALSKSEANLLASLQKYPKEEDRASEDTIWKDDQFVYPGLKDKNSSSNVHGQLFNGENCTQSSHAVSIKCEENKKTDIHRHTNFCIKAGSVVPVGGVFEILLNYYLSCYAKQCQSPNISVLCTLIADVLLTVPKALCRTQKRSAFPQLYLEVTTALRNDQQILPNQKYLESVSCKYQLIVSVLHCAATLLRIDLIIGIKTLPQTAEESHSDSDM, via the coding sequence AATGATGATCGCTTGCCTTTCCACTCACTGCGATTTGGTTGGAGATGGTGCAAAAACCTTTATTATCCTACTCTCCGCTTTATTCCAAGAGATTGAAAGACTCAGCAAAGGAAGCAATGCCTACTTTTGTGAGGCTCTTCAAGGAAGgaataaatataaagaaaaagGTTACATGAAGAAGCAAGTTTCTCAGTTTCTTAGTGTGTTCCAAGAGAAGATCCTGGACCCCCTAGTGACCCAGAAACTTGGAAAACATTTCCAAACTGTCTTTTCTGCTTCTGATACAGAAATAAATAGGAGCACGGTGAAGTTGGTACTAGAAGCCTATTTTTGTGGGAAAGTAAGCTACAACAGGCAAAAATTTATGTGCCAACTGGCCTATAATTTCTTCTTCAAAGCTACAGCTGGAAAAGACAGGAATGAAGTACTACTTCTGGTAGATAAATACTTCTCTGAGTTGCATACTACTGTGGCAGGGCTTCCGGTTTCAGATTCAAAGATCTTAGATGGACTTGTTCTTCTTAGAGACTTTGCAGTTTACTGTCCTTCAGATGGTGACAAAAAGGTCCTCATCATAACAGAGCCTATCCACTCTTCTGTTTCTCAGTTGGCTATAGAAGTTGCCATAAGTGGTGAAAGTCAATATGAGGCATCTGAACTCTGGATTACAAAAAGGACAAAAGCGCTAATGAAGCACTTGCAGGACAATAACATCGGAGTCGTATTGTCAAGCATAAAACAACATGAAATCGTTCACTACTGTGCAAAAAATAGTGGCATATGTGTTGTGGAGTGCCTTTCAAGAGACGAAATCTCTCTTATATGCAGAATTACCAACATTTCGCCATTTCAGCCATCTCTAGACAATATTTGCAGTGAAATCACTGAAACAGCTATAGCAACATTTTGCAAGCCATTACAGATTGGTACCAAAAGATTTGTTCACATTAATTTTGCAAGAACTTGTGCCCTTCAACCCTGTTGTGTGGTTTTCTGTGGACCGGTGCATGGGCTTAATGAGCAACATGCTTGTGCTTTCCATGGAGGGTTCAAAATGCTACAGCATCTGTTTGCAACCGTCCGTTTGACTGAGTGTTGTCATTCTAAACCTCAGAGTCAAAATCTTCCAAATGCTGTGAATAATCTTCAGGAGTGCCCAGCTCTGCAGCAGCGTTTTGTTGAGATGCAACTTGATTGTGATAGCAATGAAGCCAACGCCAGGGAATTGAAAACTTGTGAGTTTAAAATGGAAGCGCTTTCTAAAAGTGAAGCTAATTTACTGGCATCATTGCAAAAATATCCAAAGGAAGAAGACAGAGCATCTGAGGATACTATTTGGAAAGATGACCAGTTTGTCTATCCTGGACTAAAGGATAAGAACAGTTCAAGCAATGTACATGGTCAACTGTTTAATGGGGAAAACTGTACCCAGTCCAGTCATGCTGTTTCAATTAAATGTGAAGAGAATAAGAAGACTGATATCCATAGACATACCAACTTTTGCATAAAGGCAGGTTCAGTTGTGCCAGTAGGAGGAGTCTTTGAGATCCTATTAAATTATTATCTGTCTTGCTATGCAAAGCAATGCCAGTCGCCAAACATATCGGTTCTTTGTACTCTGATTGCTGATGTATTGCTCACTGTTCCAAAAGCACTTTGTAGGACACAGAAGAGGAGTGCTTTTCCTCAGCTGTATCTTGAAGTCACCACTGCCCTCAGGAATGATCAGCAGATTCTGCCAAACCAAAAGTACCTAGAATCAGTATCTTGTAAGTACCAGTTAATAGTTTCTGTCCTTCATTGTGCAGCTACACTCCTCAGAATTGATCTGATCATTGGCATTAAAACGCTACCTCAAACAGCTGAAGAAAGTCACTCAGACAGTGACATGTGA